From the genome of Candidatus Defluviilinea proxima:
AACTGTGCTAGCTCCCGGCACCTATTGGCTGGCATTTCTTCCACAAAATGACAGTCTGGCCGGTCGAATCACCCTTGCCGGTACCGGACAACATTATAGTTACACCTTTGGAGCATTGCCATCGGCATTTTCAAGTTCAGTAGCGAGTGACACATTCCACTTCTCGCTGTATGCCACCCTATCAACAGGCACTCCGTAGATAAAAAGACATCCGAGTCTAAACAAAGCTCGGATGTCTTTTTTTATATCATCGTCGGCTCTTCGTACACACCGAACACTTCCTTCATCACCTGAATGATCTCTCCCAATGTCGCATACGCATGGACAGCTTCCATGATATGCGGCATTGTGTTCTGCGTCCCATGCAATGCGATTCGTAGACGATCCAAAGCCTGACCGACTCGTCCACTATCGCGCGTCTTGCGGACTTCTTCCAGTCGCCTCACTTGCCTTTCATAACCAGCTGGATCCATTTCAAGGAGCGGGATACTCAGCGGTTTCTTTTCTGCGTAAGCGTTCACCCCGACGATTTTCCGCACACCCGTATCGATCTCACGCTGATAACGATACGCCGCATCGGAGATCTCACTCTGGAAGAATCCCTTTTCAATAGCAGGGATGACTCCTCCCAACTCTTCAACTCGACGGAAATATTCATATACCTGCGCTTCAATGCGGTCGGTCATCGCTTCGACGAAGAAACTGCCACCCAGCGGATCAACTGTATTCGTCACACCCGATTCTTCCGCGATGATCTGTTGTGTACGGAGAGCAATGGTCACCGCATGTTCAGAGGGAAGAGCGAGCGCTTCATCGAGCGAATTGGTGTGTAACGATTGTGTGCCGCCGAGGACGGCGGCAAGAGCCTGCAGTGCAACACGCACGACATTGTTCTCTGGCTGTTGTGCAGTGAGTGAAACTCCAGCCGTCTGCGTGTGGAAACGACACAACCACGAACGCGGATTCTTCGCCCCGAACGTTTCCTTCATCTCCCTCGCCCAAATGCGACGTGCCGCACGATACTTGGCGATCTCTTCAAAGAAATCGTTATGTGCGTTGAAGAAGAACGAAAGACGCGGCGCGAACTCGTCCACGTCCATGCCACGGGCGATGCCCCAGCGCACATATTCAAGGCCATCGCCGAGAGTGAATGCAAGTTCCTGTGCCGCAGTCGAGCCCGCCTCACGGATGTGGTATCCGCTGATCGAAATGGTATTCCATTGCGGCACTTTCTGCGAACCGAACTCCATCGTATCCACAACCAGTCGCATGGACGGTTCAGGCGGGAAGATATATTCCTTTTGCGCGATAAATTCTTTGAGAATATCGTTCTGTATCGTGCCGCGCAGTTGATCGAGGCGTATTCCGCGATTCTCTGCCGCCGCAAGATACATGGCCCAAGTGATCGCGGCCGGCGAGTTGATCGTCATACTCGTGGACACTTGATCGAGCGGAATGCCATCGAGCAGAATTTCCATATCTTTCAATGAAGAGACTGCCACACCACACTTGCCGAACTCTCCCAACGCTTCCGGTTGATCAGTGTCATAACCCATCAATGTTGCGAGATCGAACGCGATGGATAGACCTGTTTGTCCCTGTTCCAGTAAATATTTGAAGCGTTGATTTGTCTCTTCGGCAGTGCCGAAACCTGCGAACATCCTCATCGTCCAGAGTTTGGACCGGTAAAGCGTCGGGTGGACTCCTCTTGTGAAGGGGTATCCGCCCGGAAGTCCAAGAGAAGAGGCGTGATCGTCATCCGCAACATCGAGCGGAGTATAGAGTCGGTTGATCGGTTCGGAGGAGGTCGTGATGAATTCTTCAGATCGTTCAGGTAATGATTTGAGTGCTTTATTCAGGCTGGTTTCTTCCCACTTGTTCAGCGCGTCTTGCAATTCGTCGAGTTTCTTTTTATCGTACATGAGAACTCCTTTGGCTGTGACAAAATTATACTGTAGACCATGGACGATGTTCCTGCCTTTGTCCATCGTCCATGGTCAATTGTCTATTCTGGTATACTCGCCGCATGCCACGATTTGAAATTGACGTTGACCCTTGCGACCATCTGACCTCCGATGCCATTGGCAGGCCCGGTCAGCGGGTCTTTTATTTACAGGCCTATCAAGACCAGCGTACGATCACTGTGATCATCGAAAAGGCGCAGTTGCAATCGCTCGCCATCGGCATCGAACAATTCCTTTCGCAACTTGATGAGCAAAACCCAGACCTCACCGAGGCATCTGGCGATTATGTCGAAGACATCATGCGCATCAACCCACCCGTAGACCCGCTTTTCCGCGTCGGCGAGATCGGCCTTGGCTACGATAAAGACCGCGACATGGTCGTGTTGTTCGCCAAGGAATTATTGACCGAAGAGGAAGACCCCGAAAGTGCGGCGGTTGTCCGCTTTTGGGCAACACGCTCTCAAGTGCGGATGTTGGCACGCTGGGGCGTTGAAGTCGCTGCACGTGGACGTCCCGTCTGCCCACAATGTGGTCAACCCGAAGAACCCGAAGGTCATTTCTGTCCGAAGAAGAACGGGCACATGCACTAACGTTGAAATGTTCACACGTTTAAACGTGCAAACCTGCCAACTTGCAAACGATGGCAAATCCCCACCCTCTTCAAACAGTTTTTCAACACGGCAACCTTGAGATCAAAGGTCAATTTACGCTCGGGTCGAATTACACCTTCCTTGTAGAAGTCACTCACGAAGATCAGATCATTCCCGCTGTGTACAAACCCACCAAAGGCGAACAACCTCTATGGGATTTTGAAGAGAACACGCTGGCCCTGCGCGAAGTCGCCGCGTATATCGTCAGTGAGCGGCTTGGCTTTCACATCGTCCCATTTACGATCCTGCGTGAAGACGGTCCGTATGGCGCAGGCTCGCTCCAACAATTCATCGAGCACGATCCCAACTATCACTACTTCACCTTCTCGCCTGAAGATAAACTTCTCCTCAAACCCGTCACTCTCTTCGACCTGCTCATCAACAACGCAGACCGCAAAGGCGGTCACGTTTTCTTCGAGAACGACACGCACAATCTCTTCGCCATCGATCATGGCATCTGCTTCCACGAAGATGACAAGCTCCGCACCGTGCTTTGGGATTTCAGCGGGCAATCGATTCCAGACGACTTGCTCTCGCTTCTTTCTTTAAACTCAAGCCTGCTCGCTGACCTTGAGCCGTATCTCAGCCCAAACGAGATCACCGCACTCCAATCCCGCGCGGACTCGATCCTCGCCAAGAAAATTTTCCCCCGCCAGCCGCGTGACCGTCGCGCCATGCCCTGGCCGCCGTTATAAATCCTATCGTAGTGAAGGGCAGCTGCCCTTCACTACGATGATAATTTTAGGAGAAATAATATGCCTCATTACAACCTCGCCTTCATCGGATTCGGAAACGTCGCACGTTCATTAGCCCGCCTGCTTGAACGCAAAAGCGACTTGATGAAATCCAAGTACAACATCACGTATTCTGTCACCGGCATCGCAACGGGAAGCCGTGGTTTTGCCGTGAACCCCAACGGGCTTGATGTGAACAAAGCCATCGAACTTGTGGAGAGTAAACAGTCCATTTCATCGCTTTCCACGATCAAGGCCGAGAGCTCACTGGATGTAATAAAGAACTCGAAAGCTGATGTCATGTTCGAGAACTCACCCGTCAACACCCAAACAGGACAACCCGCCCTCGACCACATCCGCACCGCGCTGAATTTAGGAATGCATGTCAGCACCGCCAACAAGGGACCGGTTGTCCACGGTTATCGGGAATTAACCGCGTTGGCAGAATCGAAGGGGAAAAAGTTCAGGTTTGAATCCGCAGTGATGGGAGGCGCACCAGTTTTCTCGGTCATGCGAGAGGCGTTTCCTCTGGCAGAGTTGGTGTCGCTTAAGGGAATCTTCAACGCTACGACCAATGTCATCCTATCCAGAATGGAAAGCGGAGAGTCTTACGAACAGGCTCTACAGTTTGCCCAATCCATCGGCCTGGCAGAGACTGACCCCACCAACGACGTGGATGGTTGGGATGCAGCGATCAAGGTCGCGGCGCTGGTCACCGTGTTGATGGATACGCCAATGACGCCACAAGATGTCAACCCGACCGGCATCCGCGGCATCACAAGCGAAATGATCGCCAAGGCAAAAGCCGATGGCAAACGTTATAAGTTGGTGTGTTCGGCTGAAAAAGTTGGAGATACTGTGAAAGCCAGCGTTGCCCCCGAATTGGTGGATGCCACATCGCCGTTATACGGCATGATGAACTCCAGCACCGGCGTCACCTTCCGCACCGATGTGATCCTCGATTACTCGATCACTCTCTCCGAGAAACCCGGTATGCAAGGCGGCCCCGTCGAAACGGCCTATGGTCTGTTCGCAGACTTTGTGAACATCGCGAGGTAATGTGTAAGTGCTATCAAGGTGACAGTCACTTTTGACGTGACTGTCACCTTTTTGTTTAACTTGGCGTTGGCGGTTCGTATGTCCAACCGTTACTTCTTACCCACCGTAATACATCGTCACAGGTTTGCTCAGGGGTTTTATCGTTTGTGTACACAATATGCTTGGCTAGATCATAGTTTGAATGATTACGTACGAAGAGCTCATTGACCGCCCGTTGTTCTTCAGATGCATACTCGTTACGTGCATGCAAGGTTTGGATCGATTCGTCCTGATCGGGTGAAGGCAGAAGCAATATCACATGCGGATACGGCTCGAAAAGTGCACGGACTCGTTCGAAGAGGTCATCCTCTTCATATACAGTCTGGCTTCCGCCGAAATCGTAGATGCATTCTCGGAACTCTTCCAGCATCCTTTTGACGGCGTAGGCTTCGAAGGGCTTCCAGTAATGGTAAAGTCCCCAAAACCCGCCTTCTGTATATTTTTCGCGAGCGTTTTCTCTCTCATAACCAAGTTCGTCAAAATATTTCCAACGCAACAAGTCCATGGAACGGTGCGGCAACATGGTACGTTCGTAGAGCAATTCAGCGATGGTGGTCTTGCCCGAGCCAATGGGACCTATAAGGAATATCTCTGATTTCATACCGACAATTCTTTCGCAAATAAAAGGGTGTGATGATGAGCATACTAATCATACTTGATAAACTCTGCGACAGGTCGGTTGTCGCGCAATTGCAATCCGGTCTTTGCAGAAATTCATTGGGGTACAATAAGGCCATCATC
Proteins encoded in this window:
- a CDS encoding methylmalonyl-CoA mutase family protein produces the protein MYDKKKLDELQDALNKWEETSLNKALKSLPERSEEFITTSSEPINRLYTPLDVADDDHASSLGLPGGYPFTRGVHPTLYRSKLWTMRMFAGFGTAEETNQRFKYLLEQGQTGLSIAFDLATLMGYDTDQPEALGEFGKCGVAVSSLKDMEILLDGIPLDQVSTSMTINSPAAITWAMYLAAAENRGIRLDQLRGTIQNDILKEFIAQKEYIFPPEPSMRLVVDTMEFGSQKVPQWNTISISGYHIREAGSTAAQELAFTLGDGLEYVRWGIARGMDVDEFAPRLSFFFNAHNDFFEEIAKYRAARRIWAREMKETFGAKNPRSWLCRFHTQTAGVSLTAQQPENNVVRVALQALAAVLGGTQSLHTNSLDEALALPSEHAVTIALRTQQIIAEESGVTNTVDPLGGSFFVEAMTDRIEAQVYEYFRRVEELGGVIPAIEKGFFQSEISDAAYRYQREIDTGVRKIVGVNAYAEKKPLSIPLLEMDPAGYERQVRRLEEVRKTRDSGRVGQALDRLRIALHGTQNTMPHIMEAVHAYATLGEIIQVMKEVFGVYEEPTMI
- a CDS encoding DUF3090 domain-containing protein, which encodes MPRFEIDVDPCDHLTSDAIGRPGQRVFYLQAYQDQRTITVIIEKAQLQSLAIGIEQFLSQLDEQNPDLTEASGDYVEDIMRINPPVDPLFRVGEIGLGYDKDRDMVVLFAKELLTEEEDPESAAVVRFWATRSQVRMLARWGVEVAARGRPVCPQCGQPEEPEGHFCPKKNGHMH
- a CDS encoding SCO1664 family protein translates to MANPHPLQTVFQHGNLEIKGQFTLGSNYTFLVEVTHEDQIIPAVYKPTKGEQPLWDFEENTLALREVAAYIVSERLGFHIVPFTILREDGPYGAGSLQQFIEHDPNYHYFTFSPEDKLLLKPVTLFDLLINNADRKGGHVFFENDTHNLFAIDHGICFHEDDKLRTVLWDFSGQSIPDDLLSLLSLNSSLLADLEPYLSPNEITALQSRADSILAKKIFPRQPRDRRAMPWPPL
- a CDS encoding homoserine dehydrogenase, which codes for MPHYNLAFIGFGNVARSLARLLERKSDLMKSKYNITYSVTGIATGSRGFAVNPNGLDVNKAIELVESKQSISSLSTIKAESSLDVIKNSKADVMFENSPVNTQTGQPALDHIRTALNLGMHVSTANKGPVVHGYRELTALAESKGKKFRFESAVMGGAPVFSVMREAFPLAELVSLKGIFNATTNVILSRMESGESYEQALQFAQSIGLAETDPTNDVDGWDAAIKVAALVTVLMDTPMTPQDVNPTGIRGITSEMIAKAKADGKRYKLVCSAEKVGDTVKASVAPELVDATSPLYGMMNSSTGVTFRTDVILDYSITLSEKPGMQGGPVETAYGLFADFVNIAR
- a CDS encoding shikimate kinase, which translates into the protein MKSEIFLIGPIGSGKTTIAELLYERTMLPHRSMDLLRWKYFDELGYERENAREKYTEGGFWGLYHYWKPFEAYAVKRMLEEFRECIYDFGGSQTVYEEDDLFERVRALFEPYPHVILLLPSPDQDESIQTLHARNEYASEEQRAVNELFVRNHSNYDLAKHIVYTNDKTPEQTCDDVLRWVRSNGWTYEPPTPS